A section of the Pan paniscus chromosome 7, NHGRI_mPanPan1-v2.0_pri, whole genome shotgun sequence genome encodes:
- the LOC117981336 gene encoding LOW QUALITY PROTEIN: protein-lysine N-methyltransferase EEF2KMT-like (The sequence of the model RefSeq protein was modified relative to this genomic sequence to represent the inferred CDS: inserted 2 bases in 1 codon), which translates to MAPEENAGTKLLLQGFERRFLAARTLHSFPWQSLEAKLRDSSDSELLRDILQKTVRHPXCVKHPPSVKYARCFPSELIKKHEAVHTEPLDELYEALVETLMAKECTLGHWSYLLPSEGSVTFSESTAIISHGTTGLVTWDAALYLAERAIENPVAFTNRTVLELGSGAGLTGLSVCKMCHPRAYIFSDCHSRLLEQLRGNVLLNGLSLEADITANLDSPRVTVAQLDWDVATVHQLSAFQPDVVIAADLLYCPEAIVSLVGVLRRLAACQEHKRAPEVYMAFTVRNPETCQLFTTELGWAGIRWEAEAHHDQKLFPYGEHLEMAMLNLTL; encoded by the exons ATGGCGCCCGAGGAGAACGCGGGGACCAAACTCTTGCTGCAGGGTTTCGAGCGCCGCTTCCTGGCGGCGCGCACACTGCACTCCTTCCCCTGGCAG AGCTTAGAGGCAAAGTTAAGAGACTCATCAGATTCTGAGCTGCTGCGGGATATTTTGCAGAAG ACTGTGAGGCATCC GTGTGTGAAGCACCCGCCGTCAGTCAAGTATGCCCGGTGCTTTCCCTCAGAACTCATCAAAAAG CACGAGGCTGTCCACACGGAGCCTTTGGACGAGCTGTACGAGGCGCTGGTGGAGACCCTGATGGCCAAGGAGTGCACCCTGGGCCACTGGAGCTATTTGCTG CCCTCGGAAGGGTCGGTCACATTCTCCGAGAGCACAGCCATCATCTCCCACGGTACCACAGGCCTGGTCACATGGGATGCCGCCCTCTACCTTGCAGAACGGGCCATCGAAAACCCGGTAGCCTTCACTAACAG GACTGTCCTAGAGCTTGGCAGTGGCGCCGGCCTTACAGGCCTGTCCGTCTGCAAGATGTGCCACCCCCGGGCATACATCTTCAGCGACTGTCACAGCCGGCTCCTCGAGCAGCTCCGAGGGAATGTCCTTCTCAATGGCCTCTCATTAGAGGCAGACATCACTGCCAACTTAGACAGCCCCAGGGTGACAGTGGCCCAGCTGGACTGGGACGTAGCGACGGTCCATCAGCTCTCTGCCTTCCAGCCAGATGTTGTCATTGCAGCAG acttgctgtattgcccagaagCCATCGTGTCACTGGTCGGGGTTCTGCGGAGGCTGGCTGCCTGCCAAGAGCACAAGCGGGCTCCTGAGGTCTACATGGCCTTTACCGTCCGCAACCCAGAGACGTGCCAGCTGTTCACCACGGAGCTAG gctggGCTGGGATCAGATGGGAAGCGGAAGCTCATCATGACCAGAAACTGTTTCCCTACGGAGAGCACTTGGAGATGGCAATGCTGAACCTCACACTGTAG